The following coding sequences are from one Devosia neptuniae window:
- the trxB gene encoding thioredoxin-disulfide reductase yields MHAKVIIIGSGPAGYTAAIYAARAMLEPVMIQGLQPGGQLTITTDVENYPGFADVIQGPWLMDQMKAQAEHVGTKIVNDLIVNVDFDKRPFVLTGDSGDIYTADSLIIATGAQAKWLGIPSEQKFQGFGVSACATCDGFFYRNKEVLVVGGGNTAVEEALFLTNFASKVIVVHRRNEFRAERILQDRLFKNPKIEVRWNTEVAEVGGSSMPTSVNTVTLRDTTTGRTYEQPIDGIFVAIGHAPATSIFAGKLDMKPGGYLQVKAGTTETNIPGVFAAGDVTDDVYRQAITAAGMGCMAALEAERYLAEHELAEAAE; encoded by the coding sequence ATGCACGCGAAAGTCATCATCATCGGTTCCGGTCCAGCCGGCTACACCGCCGCGATCTACGCGGCGCGCGCCATGCTGGAGCCTGTGATGATTCAGGGTCTGCAGCCCGGTGGCCAGCTGACCATCACCACCGATGTCGAGAACTACCCCGGCTTTGCCGACGTCATCCAGGGCCCATGGCTCATGGACCAGATGAAGGCGCAGGCCGAGCATGTCGGCACGAAAATCGTCAACGACCTCATCGTCAATGTCGATTTCGACAAGCGCCCCTTCGTGCTGACAGGCGACAGCGGCGATATCTACACCGCCGATAGCCTGATCATCGCCACCGGCGCCCAGGCCAAATGGCTGGGCATTCCGTCCGAGCAGAAGTTCCAGGGCTTTGGCGTATCGGCTTGCGCCACCTGCGACGGCTTTTTCTACCGCAACAAGGAAGTGCTGGTGGTCGGCGGCGGTAATACCGCGGTCGAAGAAGCGCTGTTCCTCACCAATTTTGCGTCCAAGGTCATCGTTGTGCACCGCCGCAACGAATTCCGCGCCGAACGCATCCTGCAGGATCGCCTGTTCAAGAATCCCAAGATCGAAGTGCGCTGGAATACCGAGGTTGCCGAAGTCGGCGGCTCGTCCATGCCCACCTCGGTCAATACGGTCACCCTGCGCGACACCACGACCGGCCGCACTTATGAACAGCCGATCGACGGCATTTTCGTTGCCATCGGTCATGCCCCAGCAACGTCAATATTTGCCGGCAAGCTGGATATGAAGCCGGGCGGCTATTTGCAGGTGAAGGCCGGCACGACCGAAACCAATATTCCCGGCGTCTTTGCTGCCGGGGATGTCACGGACGATGTTTACCGTCAGGCAATCACTGCCGCAGGCATGGGTTGCATGGCAGCGCTTGAAGCAGAACGATACCTGGCTGAACACGAGCTCGCCGAAGCGGCGGAGTAG
- the greA gene encoding transcription elongation factor GreA: MDKIPMTVGGHKALTAEYEHRTATERRRIIEAIAEARAHGDLSENAEYSAAKEQQSLNEGRIQELESILALADIIDVTKLSGASVKFGATVTFLDEDTEEEKTYQVVGDPEADATGGRVSISSPIARAMIGKEEGDSFEVSAPGGSRSYEIVKIQYI; this comes from the coding sequence ATGGACAAGATCCCGATGACGGTCGGAGGCCACAAGGCTCTGACCGCCGAATATGAGCACCGTACTGCAACTGAGCGCCGTCGCATCATTGAGGCGATCGCCGAAGCACGCGCCCATGGGGACCTGTCGGAAAACGCCGAATATTCGGCCGCCAAGGAACAGCAGAGCCTCAATGAAGGCCGCATCCAGGAACTGGAATCGATTCTGGCCCTGGCCGACATTATCGATGTGACCAAGCTGTCGGGCGCCAGCGTGAAATTCGGCGCCACGGTGACCTTCCTCGATGAGGATACCGAAGAAGAAAAGACCTATCAGGTCGTGGGCGATCCCGAGGCCGACGCCACTGGCGGACGCGTATCGATTTCCTCGCCGATTGCCCGCGCCATGATCGGCAAGGAAGAAGGCGATTCGTTCGAAGTTTCGGCCCCCGGTGGGTCCCGTAGCTACGAGATCGTCAAGATCCAGTACATTTAA
- a CDS encoding PQQ-dependent sugar dehydrogenase: MFHLSPSRLPVLTGTALALLLAAPASAQTIETSAGPLTATVIAEGLEHPWAMGFLPDGRMLVTERSGQLRVVGQDGEVGAPIEGVPEVVARGQGGLLDVALAPDFAESGRIYLSFSEAGEGGHGTAVLSARLALEGDSGSLSEQNVIFRMNKFTGTDRHYGSRIVIGQDGNLFVTLGERGEAKRAQDMADLAGAVVRIAPDGSIPADNPKLEGWAAELWSKGHRNPQGATLRQSDGALFTVEHGARGGDEINMPRAGRNYGWPVITYGVDYSGAPIGEGTEQEGLEQPLHYWDPSISPSGLTFYDAELIEGWQGDLITGGLSGQVMVRLDMEGDTVVGEEPLFEGQLGRIRDVRVGPDGAIYALTDEGNGQVIRVAPEGV, from the coding sequence ATGTTCCATCTTTCTCCCTCTCGCCTGCCCGTTTTGACCGGCACCGCTTTGGCCCTGCTGCTGGCGGCGCCTGCATCGGCACAAACCATCGAGACGTCGGCGGGGCCGCTGACCGCGACAGTCATCGCCGAAGGGCTCGAGCATCCTTGGGCCATGGGGTTCCTGCCCGATGGCCGCATGCTGGTGACCGAGCGCAGCGGGCAATTGCGCGTGGTGGGCCAGGATGGGGAAGTGGGCGCGCCGATCGAAGGCGTGCCTGAGGTGGTGGCGCGGGGGCAGGGCGGCTTGCTCGATGTGGCGCTGGCGCCGGACTTTGCCGAAAGCGGGCGGATTTATCTCAGCTTTTCCGAAGCGGGCGAAGGCGGGCACGGCACGGCAGTGCTCTCGGCCAGGCTGGCGCTTGAGGGCGATAGCGGCTCGCTCAGCGAGCAGAATGTGATTTTCCGCATGAACAAGTTCACCGGCACCGACCGGCACTATGGTTCGCGCATCGTCATCGGCCAGGACGGCAATCTGTTCGTGACGCTGGGAGAGCGGGGCGAGGCCAAACGGGCGCAGGACATGGCCGACCTGGCCGGTGCCGTGGTGCGGATTGCGCCGGACGGCTCGATCCCGGCGGACAATCCGAAGCTTGAGGGCTGGGCGGCCGAATTGTGGAGCAAGGGGCATCGCAATCCGCAGGGCGCAACGCTGCGCCAGAGCGATGGCGCGCTGTTCACCGTTGAGCATGGCGCGCGCGGCGGCGACGAAATCAACATGCCGCGGGCGGGGCGCAATTATGGCTGGCCGGTTATTACCTATGGCGTCGACTATTCCGGCGCACCGATTGGCGAGGGCACTGAACAGGAAGGGCTGGAGCAGCCGCTGCATTATTGGGACCCCTCCATTTCGCCATCGGGCCTGACCTTTTATGATGCCGAGCTGATCGAAGGCTGGCAGGGCGACCTGATCACCGGCGGCCTCAGCGGTCAGGTCATGGTGCGGCTCGACATGGAGGGCGACACGGTCGTCGGTGAAGAGCCCCTGTTCGAGGGGCAACTGGGCCGCATTCGCGATGTGCGGGTGGGGCCTGATGGCGCGATCTATGCTCTGACCGATGAAGGTAATGGGCAGGTGATCCGGGTGGCGCCGGAAGGGGTGTAG
- a CDS encoding cold-shock protein: protein MATGTVKWFNGQKGYGFIQPDEGGADVFVHISAVQRSGLNGLDEGQKVNYEIVKDKRTGKSAADNLTAS from the coding sequence ATGGCAACCGGCACTGTAAAGTGGTTCAACGGCCAAAAGGGATATGGCTTCATTCAGCCGGACGAAGGCGGGGCGGACGTGTTCGTCCACATTTCCGCTGTCCAGCGCTCGGGCCTGAATGGCCTGGATGAAGGCCAGAAGGTCAATTACGAGATCGTCAAGGACAAGCGGACCGGCAAATCCGCCGCCGACAATCTGACCGCCTCCTGA
- a CDS encoding class I SAM-dependent DNA methyltransferase yields the protein MTKAFHSSGDVIADRRAGYAKMLAEGGDHAAAADLMAQALELTPQWAAGWELLGNYSEKAGDISGAISAWRHLEALDDDGLFGAGLKLAAHGAASASEGTAVSYVEALFDQYAPRFESALLQNLGYQVPALLDAMLVAEMGRLGIERFALAIDLGCGTGLMGERVRAKVSYLEGVDLSAAMIAETGKKGIYDRLDKAELVAALAGRAAEADLVTAADVFIYCGALPPVLSAVVPAMLPGGLLAFSLEAHDGEEAVFLRPSLRYAHGVAATRQALLDAGLDVLRFEKATLRQDRGAPIEGILILARKPVNVNSLLTLDDEMVAEFVVSGVAAA from the coding sequence TTGACCAAGGCGTTTCATTCTTCCGGTGATGTCATCGCCGACCGTCGTGCCGGCTATGCCAAGATGCTAGCCGAGGGCGGGGATCATGCTGCCGCGGCCGATCTGATGGCCCAGGCGCTCGAGTTGACACCCCAATGGGCGGCAGGCTGGGAATTGCTGGGCAATTACAGCGAGAAGGCGGGCGATATTTCCGGCGCCATTTCGGCCTGGCGCCATCTTGAAGCGCTGGACGATGATGGCCTGTTCGGTGCCGGCCTGAAACTGGCGGCGCATGGCGCGGCTAGCGCCAGCGAAGGCACCGCGGTCAGCTATGTCGAGGCGCTGTTCGACCAATATGCGCCGCGCTTTGAAAGCGCCCTGTTGCAAAATCTGGGCTATCAGGTGCCGGCCCTGCTCGACGCCATGCTGGTCGCGGAAATGGGGCGGCTGGGCATAGAGCGTTTCGCTTTGGCCATCGATCTGGGCTGCGGCACGGGACTGATGGGCGAGCGAGTGCGCGCCAAGGTGTCCTATCTCGAAGGCGTCGACCTCAGCGCCGCGATGATCGCCGAGACCGGCAAGAAGGGCATTTACGATCGCCTCGACAAGGCCGAACTGGTCGCCGCCCTGGCGGGCCGGGCTGCCGAGGCGGATCTCGTGACCGCGGCCGATGTGTTCATCTATTGCGGCGCGCTGCCGCCGGTTTTGTCCGCCGTGGTGCCGGCCATGTTGCCCGGTGGGCTACTGGCATTTTCGCTCGAAGCCCATGACGGCGAGGAGGCGGTGTTTCTGCGCCCGTCGCTGCGCTATGCCCATGGCGTGGCGGCGACGCGGCAGGCTTTGCTCGATGCGGGGCTCGACGTGTTGCGGTTTGAAAAGGCGACGCTGCGGCAGGATCGGGGGGCGCCCATCGAGGGTATCCTGATTTTAGCGCGCAAGCCCGTCAACGTTAACAGTCTGCTAACGTTAGATGACGAGATGGTAGCCGAATTTGTCGTCTCCGGCGTCGCTGCGGCCTAG
- a CDS encoding glycoside hydrolase family 5 protein, producing MKIAAKAGLVLALFLASFPALAGDTIGFWDTQRKGSNFFSVKPLAERFAEAHAAGIQWGRLAYDKWDATERDFLIGDADHYDGLVQPDLARLKQVLGMAYDSGVDMVITPLSLPGMRWSQNNGDKFDGRIWEDKAYWQQAADFWRDLAAELKDNPGVLAYNIVNEPAPERGTGSAENTAPGDVSSHIAFVEDNKGTARDLPAFYEMVIAAIRSVDPDTPIMVDAGWYANAGAFSGWPDALSDDKVLYAFHMYEPYNFTAGKNFRDKLGYVYPGTVPFGTGEMAWNASTINAFLQPVYDWADKQAIPANRIVAAEFGCMRRNEGCADYLTDVMANLNAHDIHWAFYSFREDEYDGFDYELGSDALGWKYWEAVEKGQTPVMPYKPNPLWDAIQAGLHEQGADKPAAPQ from the coding sequence ATGAAAATTGCAGCAAAGGCGGGCCTCGTACTCGCATTGTTCCTGGCCAGCTTTCCGGCGCTGGCGGGCGACACGATCGGCTTCTGGGACACCCAGCGCAAAGGCAGTAACTTCTTCTCTGTCAAGCCTTTAGCCGAACGCTTTGCCGAGGCGCATGCCGCCGGCATTCAATGGGGCCGCCTGGCCTATGACAAATGGGACGCCACCGAGCGCGACTTCCTGATCGGGGATGCCGATCACTATGACGGGCTGGTGCAGCCGGACTTGGCGCGATTAAAGCAAGTGCTTGGAATGGCTTATGATTCCGGGGTCGATATGGTCATCACGCCGCTCAGCCTGCCCGGCATGCGCTGGAGCCAGAACAATGGCGACAAGTTCGATGGCCGCATCTGGGAGGATAAGGCCTATTGGCAGCAGGCGGCCGATTTCTGGCGCGATCTTGCCGCTGAGCTCAAGGATAATCCGGGCGTGCTGGCCTATAATATCGTCAATGAACCGGCACCGGAGCGCGGCACGGGTTCAGCCGAAAACACCGCGCCGGGCGATGTTTCGAGCCACATCGCCTTTGTCGAGGACAACAAAGGCACGGCGCGCGACCTGCCGGCATTTTACGAAATGGTCATCGCCGCCATCCGCTCGGTCGATCCCGATACGCCGATCATGGTCGATGCCGGCTGGTACGCCAATGCCGGGGCGTTCAGCGGCTGGCCTGATGCCTTGAGCGACGACAAAGTGCTCTACGCCTTCCACATGTACGAGCCGTACAATTTCACCGCCGGCAAGAATTTCCGCGACAAGCTGGGCTACGTCTATCCCGGCACGGTGCCGTTCGGAACGGGCGAGATGGCCTGGAACGCCAGCACAATCAATGCCTTCCTGCAGCCGGTCTATGACTGGGCGGACAAGCAGGCCATCCCCGCCAATCGCATCGTGGCCGCCGAATTTGGCTGCATGCGGCGCAATGAGGGCTGCGCTGATTACCTGACCGACGTGATGGCCAATCTCAACGCGCATGACATTCACTGGGCCTTCTATTCGTTCCGCGAGGATGAATATGACGGGTTCGACTACGAGCTGGGCAGCGACGCGCTGGGCTGGAAATATTGGGAAGCCGTGGAAAAGGGGCAGACGCCCGTCATGCCCTACAAGCCCAATCCGCTATGGGATGCCATTCAGGCAGGGTTGCACGAGCAGGGGGCTGACAAGCCAGCCGCGCCTCAATAG
- the ltaE gene encoding low-specificity L-threonine aldolase, with amino-acid sequence MNAIRYDFRSDTVTRPSAAMRTAMVEAEVGDDVFGDDPTVSRLEQRMAAMLGKDAALFVPSGTQSNLLALMSHCGRGDEYIAGQNAHCYRWEAGGAAVLGSIQPQPIAHQPDGTLALSDIEAAIKVDDSHFATTRVIALENTHGGQILPVAYMAAVAELARRHGLGLHLDGARAFNASVALSLDIKDFVADFDTVSICLSKGLGAPVGSVLVGRSDLIETARRNRKMLGGGMRQSGILAAAGLYALEHNVARLADDHRRAKRLAEGLAAFDQLNVTQPHTNIIFLNCEAELGERFNTFLAERGIGTTGRYGQQRWVTHLDVDDEAIEGALTEVAEFFR; translated from the coding sequence ATGAACGCCATTCGCTACGATTTCCGCTCCGACACTGTCACAAGGCCATCCGCTGCGATGCGGACGGCCATGGTTGAGGCCGAGGTGGGCGATGATGTGTTTGGTGACGATCCCACAGTCAGCCGACTCGAGCAGCGTATGGCGGCCATGCTGGGCAAGGACGCGGCGCTGTTTGTGCCGTCGGGGACGCAGTCCAATTTGCTGGCGCTGATGAGCCATTGCGGGCGCGGCGACGAATATATCGCCGGGCAGAACGCGCATTGCTATCGCTGGGAAGCCGGTGGCGCGGCCGTGCTCGGCTCGATCCAGCCGCAGCCGATTGCGCATCAGCCTGACGGCACGCTGGCGCTCAGTGATATCGAGGCGGCGATCAAGGTGGATGACAGCCACTTTGCCACGACGCGGGTGATTGCGCTGGAAAATACCCATGGCGGGCAGATCCTGCCGGTGGCGTATATGGCGGCGGTGGCCGAACTGGCACGGCGGCATGGGCTGGGGCTGCATCTTGACGGGGCGCGGGCGTTCAATGCCAGCGTGGCGCTGAGCCTGGATATCAAGGATTTTGTCGCGGATTTCGATACGGTTTCGATCTGCCTGTCCAAGGGCTTGGGCGCGCCGGTAGGATCAGTGTTGGTCGGGCGGAGCGATCTGATCGAGACGGCGCGGCGCAATCGTAAAATGCTGGGCGGCGGCATGCGCCAGTCGGGGATTCTGGCGGCAGCGGGGCTTTATGCGCTGGAGCATAATGTGGCGCGGCTGGCCGATGATCATCGCCGGGCCAAGCGGCTGGCCGAGGGGCTGGCGGCGTTTGACCAGCTCAATGTAACCCAGCCGCATACCAATATCATCTTCCTCAATTGCGAGGCGGAGCTGGGCGAGCGGTTCAATACGTTTCTGGCTGAGCGCGGCATCGGGACCACCGGCCGCTATGGTCAGCAGCGCTGGGTGACGCATCTCGATGTCGACGATGAGGCTATCGAAGGTGCGCTGACCGAAGTGGCGGAATTTTTCCGCTAG
- the catB gene encoding type B chloramphenicol O-acetyltransferase, giving the protein MTNYFKDAFSGIRLDEQVTNPNIIVGRYSYYSGYYHGHSFDDCARFLMTTPGVDKLIVGSFCSIGSGAAFIMAGNQGHRYDWVSSSPFHYMPEIPGFGAAADAFAPAGDTIIGNDVWIGTEAIIMPGITIGHGAVIGTRALVTKDVEPYAIVGGNPAKLIRKRFSEDHIAMLLEMAWWDWPHEQLLAAMPLVTSDDIPALHAHWRNVVAPLGD; this is encoded by the coding sequence ATGACCAACTATTTCAAAGACGCCTTCAGCGGCATCCGGCTCGATGAGCAGGTGACCAATCCCAACATCATCGTGGGCCGCTACAGCTATTATTCCGGCTATTACCACGGCCATAGCTTTGATGATTGCGCCCGCTTCCTGATGACCACGCCCGGCGTCGACAAGCTGATCGTGGGCAGTTTCTGCTCCATCGGCTCGGGCGCCGCCTTCATCATGGCGGGCAATCAGGGCCATCGCTACGATTGGGTCAGCTCCTCCCCGTTCCACTACATGCCCGAAATCCCCGGCTTCGGCGCGGCAGCGGACGCCTTTGCCCCAGCCGGCGACACAATCATCGGCAATGACGTGTGGATCGGCACCGAAGCCATCATCATGCCCGGCATCACTATCGGGCATGGCGCCGTCATCGGCACAAGGGCGCTCGTCACCAAGGACGTCGAGCCCTACGCCATTGTCGGCGGCAATCCGGCCAAGCTGATCCGCAAGCGCTTCAGCGAGGACCACATTGCCATGCTGCTCGAAATGGCCTGGTGGGACTGGCCCCATGAGCAATTGCTCGCCGCAATGCCGCTGGTGACAAGCGACGATATCCCCGCGCTGCACGCCCATTGGCGCAATGTCGTCGCGCCTTTGGGGGATTGA
- a CDS encoding phytanoyl-CoA dioxygenase family protein, which produces MPSHFAALSQAQIAAFISDGFVRIDNAFPRKLADQGRAILWRDTGCDPNDPTTWTKPVIRLGGYSDLPFRTAANTPLLHAAYDQLAGKDRWVPPQGLGTFPVRFPSPDDPGDAGWHVDVSFGWQENPTDFLAWRVNVSSKDRALLMLFLFSDVAELDAPTRIRVGSHRDIARQLEPAGEAGLSLRELAADGFAGTAHCPEVLATGQAGTVYLCHPFLVHAAQPHRGTRPRFMAQPPLQPSEQLSLDRPDGAYSPVETAIRQALNRA; this is translated from the coding sequence ATGCCCTCTCATTTTGCTGCGCTCAGCCAAGCGCAAATCGCTGCCTTCATTTCCGACGGCTTTGTCCGCATCGACAACGCCTTCCCCCGCAAACTCGCCGACCAGGGCCGCGCCATCCTGTGGCGGGACACCGGCTGCGACCCCAATGACCCGACCACCTGGACCAAACCGGTGATCCGGCTAGGCGGTTATTCCGACCTCCCCTTCCGCACCGCGGCCAACACGCCTCTCCTGCATGCCGCTTATGACCAGCTTGCCGGCAAAGACAGGTGGGTACCGCCGCAAGGTCTGGGGACGTTCCCGGTGCGCTTCCCCTCGCCTGATGATCCCGGCGATGCGGGCTGGCACGTCGATGTCAGCTTCGGCTGGCAGGAAAACCCGACCGATTTCCTGGCCTGGCGCGTTAATGTCAGCTCGAAAGATCGGGCCCTGCTGATGCTGTTCCTCTTCTCCGATGTCGCGGAATTGGACGCGCCAACCCGTATCCGGGTCGGCTCGCATCGCGACATTGCCCGCCAACTGGAACCCGCTGGGGAAGCCGGACTAAGCCTGCGCGAGCTGGCCGCCGACGGTTTTGCCGGCACGGCCCATTGCCCGGAAGTCCTGGCGACCGGACAAGCCGGCACGGTCTATCTGTGCCATCCATTCCTGGTCCACGCCGCCCAGCCGCACCGGGGAACGCGACCACGCTTCATGGCCCAGCCGCCACTCCAGCCCAGCGAACAGCTCTCGCTGGACCGGCCCGACGGCGCCTATTCCCCCGTCGAAACAGCCATCCGCCAGGCGCTCAACCGCGCCTGA
- a CDS encoding aminoglycoside phosphotransferase family protein: MSQNLSPDITARVEKLLGWTPERWRPVFGGYTPAARYAVAAGEHTGFVKIATTEISARQVNSEIIAYAGISGPFVPRLLGAEPHPTTPILIIEDLSSATWPPPWTDELLGRVLDTIAEMHRTPSMLAHGGLLHGREAGWPSVAAKPDPFLSLGLVSSQWLERALPTLLAAEAACPLAGDALTHLDLRSDNLCVTAEGVKIIDWAEACRSDPGVDLGFFLPSLAYEGGPLPETILPERADVAATVAGFFAARAGLPDIPLSPFVRRVQREQLSTALPWAIRALGLPQS, encoded by the coding sequence ATGAGCCAGAACCTCTCACCGGACATTACGGCGAGAGTTGAAAAGCTATTGGGCTGGACGCCGGAGCGCTGGCGTCCAGTTTTCGGAGGCTACACGCCGGCCGCGCGCTATGCCGTCGCGGCCGGTGAGCACACCGGCTTCGTCAAGATCGCGACGACCGAGATTTCGGCGCGGCAGGTCAACAGCGAAATCATCGCCTATGCCGGCATTTCTGGCCCGTTCGTCCCCCGCCTTCTCGGGGCGGAGCCGCATCCGACAACCCCAATCCTCATTATCGAAGACCTCAGCAGTGCGACGTGGCCTCCGCCATGGACCGACGAGCTGCTTGGCCGGGTTCTCGACACCATCGCCGAAATGCATCGAACGCCATCCATGCTCGCTCATGGTGGTCTGTTGCATGGCCGTGAAGCAGGTTGGCCGAGCGTCGCGGCCAAACCCGACCCTTTCCTCTCGCTCGGGCTCGTTTCGTCGCAATGGTTGGAACGCGCCTTGCCCACGCTGCTGGCCGCCGAAGCGGCTTGTCCGCTAGCCGGCGATGCGCTGACCCATCTCGACCTCAGAAGCGACAATCTTTGCGTCACTGCTGAGGGTGTCAAAATCATCGATTGGGCCGAGGCCTGTCGGTCCGATCCTGGCGTTGATCTCGGCTTCTTCCTGCCAAGTCTGGCATATGAAGGCGGGCCGCTTCCCGAAACCATTCTGCCGGAGCGCGCCGACGTTGCCGCGACTGTCGCCGGCTTCTTTGCCGCCCGCGCCGGGCTGCCCGATATTCCGCTCTCGCCCTTCGTCCGGCGCGTGCAGCGCGAACAATTGTCCACGGCCCTGCCATGGGCAATCCGCGCACTGGGCCTGCCGCAGAGTTGA